The DNA region TCCTGTCTAACAAGCTAACAACGAAGATGAAATGAATTTGTATACAACTATGCTATTTGCTAAGCAATAAGGAAGATGATAAGGGTTGATATCATCAATGGCTTGACGTTGGGAAgggaaatggaaagaaaatataCAGCTGAGGTTGACATTAGGATGGAAAGACcgattggattttttttttaacactAACCAatacaaattaaacatttttagATGGAAAATGAATTTTTTCCATAATACTAAATGCACGATAATTAAGTTTCGAtttattaaaagggtaaattaattattttactatcCAAATCCACATTTTGTACATTCAACCTTTTTTCCTATATTGAGTATATGTGTTAATTGACTCGTTCGAGATGATAATCGGCATCAGCATCCCACCAAGTTTCAACGTTAGAGTTCATCAACGATGAGCTCACCTTCCTCATATCGCCAACCGTTAACTTCCCCACTACATCACCCTTGATGTAAACTTGCTCCATGCCTTTGGTATTGATTGTTGTGATTTTTTCAATCGATCTTGTGGGCCTCCATTCTGATAGAATTGCCGGTGAAGAAGAATGAAGTCTCCTATCCCACGCGCTGACGGCTACTCGTGAAGATAACGAGTCAGCGCCAGCAGATACAACGATTGCCGTCGATGAGGACGATATT from Gossypium hirsutum isolate 1008001.06 chromosome A04, Gossypium_hirsutum_v2.1, whole genome shotgun sequence includes:
- the LOC121228181 gene encoding uncharacterized protein — its product is MYDANKETKLTSIFGRDSVIHAVSISSSSTAIVVSAGADSLSSRVAVSAWDRRLHSSSPAILSEWRPTRSIEKITTINTKGMEQVYIKGDVVGKLTVGDMRKVSSSLMNSNVETWWDADADYHLERVN